In the genome of bacterium SCSIO 12827, the window TGATGGCGGGGCATATTTCGGCCAAGGCCGATGAATTCGTCCGCATCGTTTCCGGCCCGTCCGGCGGCAGCTGGTATCCGCTGGGCGCCAAGATGGCGGAAATCTTCGGCAAGATCGGCGGCCTGTCCGTGTCCAACGGCCCGGGCGGCGGCGTCAGCAATGTGCTCGACGTCAACAAGAAAGAAGCGGAACTGGGCTGGACCTACGGCCATACCGCGTTCGACGGCTACAAGGGCAATGCCCCGGTGTTCAAGTCGAAGAACCCGAACATTCGCCATATCGCGACCCTTTACCCGGCCGGTGTGCAGACCGCCGTTCCGGCCAATTCCAAGATCATGTCCTATGCCGATCTGAAGGATAAGAACCTCAGCCCCGGCAAGCTGAAATGGTCCGGCTATGCCGCGGCGCAGCTGATCTTCGGCAAGTACGGCTTCACCGTCGACGACGTGAAGAAGAACGGCGGCACGGTCCACCACGTCGGTTATTCCGATTCCGTCTCACTGATGAAGGACGGCCACATCGACGCATTCACGGCGGTGACCAGCGTGCCGCAGGCGTCGTTCCTTGATCTGGAATTCTCGCCGGGCATCCGCTTCATTGGCGTCGACGACAAGATCCTGGCCGACATCCTTTCGGAAAACCCGGGCTACATCAAAATCACCATGACCAAGGATCACTACAAGAGCATCGAAAAGCCGACCCCGATCCTGGGCGCGGTGACGATCATGGTGGCCAACAAGGACGTGTCGGAAGACACGGTCTACAAGATGACCAAGGCGCTGTGGGAACATCATGGCGATCTGGTTCAGGTCAAGAAGGTGTGGGAGTCCGTGAAGCTGGAAAACGCGCTTCTCGGCGCGGCGCTTCCGATCCATCCGGGCGCCAAGAAGTATTACGACGAAAAAGGCGTTAAGTAACGGCCCCTAGGGGATAGTGGATGTCATCGGCGCGGCGGACTGGTTTCCGCCGCGCCAGCATTCATCGTGCGGCGGGTCTGCCTGTCTTCGTTCTTGCCGCGTGGTTTTATCCCCTAAGGCCCGTGCTGATCCGGCACACCCATGACAGATAAACAAACCGATTTGCCCGAAGCCCTGCACTACGACGAAGTGCGGGAATTCTCCGTTCTTGAACATGCGCTGATGCGCCGCGGCTACGATCTGGTGACTTGGATCGCGCTGACCGTCGCGACCATCGCCATCGCGCTGGCCCTGTTTCATCTTTACGTCGCCGTTTTCGGCACGCCGCAATCGCGGGCTTTCCGTTCCACGCATCTGACCGGAATGATGGTGCTGGCGGTGCTGCTGTTCCCGCTCGGCCGAAAATCCTGGCGCGATCACCCGTCCACGCCCTTGCAATGGGGCGGTTTCGGAATTGACGCGCTTCTGGTGTTCGCGGTCCTTGCGGTGCAGGTCTACACGCTGTGGGACCTGGACGCATTTTCCCAGCGCGAAGGGGAATTGATCGATTCCGATCTGTGGATGGGCTTTTTGCTGATCTTCCTGGTCATGGAAACGACGCGCCGCTCCGTCGGTTTGCCCATGGTCATTGTGACCTCGTTCTTCGTCGTTCATTCGCTCTACGCGGATAAGTTCGGCGGCTTCCTTTACGGCCCGCCGACGTCGGTCACCAAATATATCGACATTCTGTTCATTCGCTCCGAAGGTATGTTCGGCATCCCGATATCCGTCGCCGCGACCTATATCGTGCTGTTCATCATTTTCGGCGCCATCCTGATCCGCACGGGTGCGGGGCGCATGCTCATCGACCTTGCCATCGCGCTGACCGGCCATCGCCGGGGCGGGCCGGCCAAGGCGTCGGTGGTGGCGAGTGCCTTCCTCGGCACCGTGTCCGGGTCCGCCGTTGCCAACGTGGTGACGACCGGGTCGTTCACCATTCCCCTGATGCGCAAGCTCGGCTACCGGCCCAAGTTCGCCGCCGCGGTCGAGGCCTGTGCGTCGTCGGGCGGGCAGATCACGCCGCCGATCATGGGGGCTGCCGCCTTCATCATCGCCGAATTCATGCACGTCAGCTATCTCACGGTGATCATCGCCGCGATCATTCCGACGCTGCTGTACTTCGCGACCATCTATTTCATGGTCGACATCGAGGCCGAAAAGGACGGCATCAAACGCCTGGACAAGCGCACCCTGCCGCGCGCCATGAACGTGCTGAAACACGGTTGGCATCAGTTGCTGACTCTCGGTGTCCTGGTCGGCCTGTTGGCCTGGGGCTATTCGCCCATGCTGTCGGCGTTCTGGGCCATCGTGACCCTGATCGTCCTCAGCTTCCGTGACCCGCTTACCCGGATGAGCCCCGTTGATCTGCTGTCGGCGCTGGAATCCGGCGTGCGCGCGGCGATGCCGGTGACCGTGGCTTGCGCCTGCGCCGGGATCATCATCGGCTCCATCTTCGTGTCGGGTCTGGGCCTCAAGTTCACCAACGAAGTGATCAACATGGCCGACGGCAGCCTGTTCATTCTGCTGGCGTTGACCGGTGTTGCGGCCATCATCCTCGGCATGGGGATGACGACCACCGCCGTCTACATCACTGTGGCGGCGCTGATCGTGCCGTCGCTAATTCATCTCAAGGTCGAACCCATGGCGGCGCATATGTTCGCCTTCTATTACGGCGTGGTGTCGACCATCACGCCGCCGGTGGCGCTGGCGTCCTTCGCGGCGGCGGCCATTGCCGGATCAAGTCCCATGGGGACGGCTGTGGAATCGGCGCGCATCGGCATCGCAAAATATCTGGTGCCGTTTGCGTTCGTCTATAACCCGGCCCTGCTGTTCGAAGGCCCGCTTTGGCTGACCTGCCTGTCGGCGGTATCCGCCTTCATCAGCCTGTGGGGCCTGTCGGTGGTGCTCGAAGGCTGGTTCAAGGGCCCGCTCAACCCCGCCATGCGGGCGATCATCGGGGTACTGTCGATCATGGCCTTGTTGCCGCCGATGGAACCGCTGATCGATGGCGTGTCCAGCTTCATTCTGCCCGTGGCGGGTGCGCTTGGCATCGTTCTGTTCGCGGTCACGCGCCGCCGTCTTACTCCGGAGACCGCATAATGAAGATGTCCGATCTGTTCATCGGCCGGCCCGTCTATTGGGGGCTTGCCGCCGCCATTATCGGGGTGCTGGCGTTCTTGGGCCTGCGTCAGGAACACGTAAAGGATTTCGTGCCGTTCCAGTTCGCTGTCCTGGCGGTCGCCCTGATCGCCGTCGGGGCCGTCATGGCGCTCTATCGTCCTGGTGAACGGGTGACCCGCGATCCGCTCGATTTCGACGACGCGTCCTAAGGCCGGCATATCATGGCGACCATATTTGTCGAAGGCCCCATGCATGCGCGGGGGATGGAACTGCTGTCCCTGCGTGATGGTCTGGACGTTCGCCTTGAACAGGGCCTGACCCCGGACAGCCTGATGGAGGCCATCAAGGACGCCGACGCGGTCATCCTGCGGCTGACGCCGTTGACTGCCCAGGCCATCGCGGGGGCGGCCAATCTCAAGGTCGTCTCACGCCTGGGCGTCGGCTATGACCATGTCGACGTTGCGGCGCTCAGCGCGCGGGGCATTCCGCTGGCCATCGTCGGCGACGCGCTGGCGGCTTCCGTGGCCGAGCACACGGTGCTGCTGATGCTGGGCCTCGGCCGCCAGATCGCGGTCATGGACCGCTACACACGCACGGGCCGATATGCGGAACGGTTCAAAAGCCAGACCCATGAACTGCTGGATAAATCCGTGCTGGTCATCGGACTTGGCGGCATCGGCGGCGAAGCGGCCAAACGCTGCGCCGCCTTCGGCATGCGGGTTGTCGCCTGCGGCCGGGAGGCGACGCGGAAAGAGGCCCAGCGCCTGGGCTATGATTACGTCGCCGATTTCCACGACGCCTTGGGTGATGTCGATTTCGTCAGCCTGCACCTGCCGGCTAACAGCGACGGCACGCCCCTTTTGGGGGCGGCCGAATTCGCAGCCATGAAACCTGGGGCCTATGTCATCAACACGGCCCGGGGCTCGTTGATCGACGAGGATGCGCTCCATGCGGCCCTGGTTTCGGGCCATCTGGGTGGGGCGGGGCTCGACGTCACCAAGGACGAGCCGCCAAAGGACGATTGCCCCCTTCTGTCCCTCGGTAACGTTCTGTTCACGCCCCACAATTCGGCCCTGACGGTCGAGACGGGTCGCCGCGTCGCGGAAACCGCCGCGCGCAACGTGCTGTCCGCATTGGACGGCACGCTTGATCCCGTCTTTGTCGTCAACAAGGACGTGCTGTGAGCGGCGCCGCGGCTCCGGTCCGCATTAAGGCGGCGGCCCTGACCGCCTTCCTGGCGGACGTCTTCCGCACCGCCGGCTGTTCGGCGGCCGAAGGCATGCGTATCGCCGAAAATTTGGTTGGCGCCAATCTGTCCGGACATGACAGTCACGGCGTCATCCGCAC includes:
- a CDS encoding TRAP transporter permease; its protein translation is MTDKQTDLPEALHYDEVREFSVLEHALMRRGYDLVTWIALTVATIAIALALFHLYVAVFGTPQSRAFRSTHLTGMMVLAVLLFPLGRKSWRDHPSTPLQWGGFGIDALLVFAVLAVQVYTLWDLDAFSQREGELIDSDLWMGFLLIFLVMETTRRSVGLPMVIVTSFFVVHSLYADKFGGFLYGPPTSVTKYIDILFIRSEGMFGIPISVAATYIVLFIIFGAILIRTGAGRMLIDLAIALTGHRRGGPAKASVVASAFLGTVSGSAVANVVTTGSFTIPLMRKLGYRPKFAAAVEACASSGGQITPPIMGAAAFIIAEFMHVSYLTVIIAAIIPTLLYFATIYFMVDIEAEKDGIKRLDKRTLPRAMNVLKHGWHQLLTLGVLVGLLAWGYSPMLSAFWAIVTLIVLSFRDPLTRMSPVDLLSALESGVRAAMPVTVACACAGIIIGSIFVSGLGLKFTNEVINMADGSLFILLALTGVAAIILGMGMTTTAVYITVAALIVPSLIHLKVEPMAAHMFAFYYGVVSTITPPVALASFAAAAIAGSSPMGTAVESARIGIAKYLVPFAFVYNPALLFEGPLWLTCLSAVSAFISLWGLSVVLEGWFKGPLNPAMRAIIGVLSIMALLPPMEPLIDGVSSFILPVAGALGIVLFAVTRRRLTPETA
- a CDS encoding TAXI family TRAP transporter solute-binding subunit gives rise to the protein MKKFVKVVLLAAPLVMAGHISAKADEFVRIVSGPSGGSWYPLGAKMAEIFGKIGGLSVSNGPGGGVSNVLDVNKKEAELGWTYGHTAFDGYKGNAPVFKSKNPNIRHIATLYPAGVQTAVPANSKIMSYADLKDKNLSPGKLKWSGYAAAQLIFGKYGFTVDDVKKNGGTVHHVGYSDSVSLMKDGHIDAFTAVTSVPQASFLDLEFSPGIRFIGVDDKILADILSENPGYIKITMTKDHYKSIEKPTPILGAVTIMVANKDVSEDTVYKMTKALWEHHGDLVQVKKVWESVKLENALLGAALPIHPGAKKYYDEKGVK